The genomic segment CCTCGTGGCGCTTCTTCTCGCCGCCGGAGAAACCCTCGTTCACCGAGCGCTCAGAGAAAGCGGGGTCGATAGACAGCTCGTCCATGGCGGTGCGTGCTTCCTTGACCCAATCGCGAATCTTCGGGGCCTCGCCACGCACGGAGGTGGCGGCGCTGCGCAGGAAGTTGGCCATGGAAACGCCCGGCACCTCGGTGGGATACTGCATGGCGAGGAACAGGCCGGCGCGGGCACGCTCGTCAACGTCCATATCCAGCAGGTTCTCGCCGTCGAGAAGCACCTCGCCTTCGGTGATCTCGTAGCGGGGGTGTCCCGCGATGGCATAAGAAAGAGTGGACTTGCCGGAGCCGTTGGGGCCCATGATGGCGTGGGTCTCGCCGGAGTTGATGGTGAGGTTCACGCCGTGCAGGATCGGCTTCGGCTGCTCGTTTTCGTCGGCCGGCACAACCTGGGCGTGCAGGTTCTTGATCTCAAGAGTGCTCATGAGTGGTGTGTATTCCTAACTGTGGTGAATGGGCACCAGCAGGTGGTGCCATGAAACATAAGGTGTGGCAGGGGCGGACACGGCAGTGGCAGACTGCCTAGCCGCACG from the Corynebacterium ciconiae DSM 44920 genome contains:
- the sufC gene encoding Fe-S cluster assembly ATPase SufC → MSTLEIKNLHAQVVPADENEQPKPILHGVNLTINSGETHAIMGPNGSGKSTLSYAIAGHPRYEITEGEVLLDGENLLDMDVDERARAGLFLAMQYPTEVPGVSMANFLRSAATSVRGEAPKIRDWVKEARTAMDELSIDPAFSERSVNEGFSGGEKKRHEVLQLGLLKPKFAVLDETDSGLDVDALRIVSEGINRYKERENGGVLMITHYQRILNYVKPDYVHVFAAGRVVQSGGAELAEQLEAEGYEKFIN